The Pseudomonas sp. SCA2728.1_7 DNA segment GTCTTGACCTCTTTCCAGTCAATGGTGACCGCACCGGCGTACTTGGTCTGGATCAACAGCTTGCCGCCATCGAACACGGTGATGGTGCCGCTCAACTTGTCACCGTTCTTCAACCAGACAGTGTCGGCAAGCAGGGGCGTAGACGCACTGAAAACAGCAAGGCACAGCAAGGATCTGGACAACATAAGCGAATCTAAGGCTCAAGTTTGCGAAAAAGGTCGGCATTATCCGTAGGAATAAGACCCTGACAAGGACTGACCGGACTATTTCTGATGAGTTCATTTCTCAACTGCGCGATCACCGATTACTCTGCAAGCCATCAAACTGATCATGCTCAGGAACCGCGTACGTGAAAGACCCGCTCGACAGCGTTGAAAACGATGCGCAAATCCGACGCACGGCGCTCTACTCAACGCTCGCCCAAGTGCCCGAAGGCAAAGTCGTCAGCTATGGTCAGTTAGCCGAGCTGGCCGGGTTGGGGCGCGCCGCCCGTTGGGTCGGCCGCACCTTGAGTCAGTTACCCGGCGATACCAAGCTGCCTTGGCACCGCGTGCTGGGCGCCGGCGGTCGGATCAGCCTGCCGGTGGGCAGCCCATCGGGCGATGAACAACGGGCCCGATTGCGCATGGAAGGCATCACCGTCCTGAACAATCGTGTGGATATTCAGCGCCATGGCTGGCGTCCGGTAGAGCACAGCGGTTAGAGTGCGCGCTTTGTTTCCGCAATCTTGAGGCAGACTTCAGCCCATGCCCCGTAAAACCTGGCGCGCCGCGCTAGCCGCTTATGCCAGTCCTTCGACGCTCGTGCTGTTGTTGCTCGGTTTCGCCGCCGGCCTGCCGTACATGCTGGTGTTCTCAACGCTTTCCGTCTGGCTGCGTGAAGCCGGTGTCGCCCGTGAAACCATCGGCTACGCCAGCCTGATCGGCCTGGCCTATGCGTTCAAATGGGTCTGGTCACCTTTGCTCGACCAATGGCGTCTGCCGTTGCTGGGCAAACTCGGCCGTCGCCGTTCGTGGCTGGTGCTCTCGCAAGCCTTGGTGATTCTCGGCCTGATCGGCATGGGTTTCTGCGATCCGCAGAAACATCTGTCCTGGCTGATCGCCATTGCAGTCGTCGTCGCTTTCGCCTCCGCCACTCAAGATATCGCGGTGGATGCCTATCGCCTGGAAATCGCCGA contains these protein-coding regions:
- a CDS encoding MGMT family protein, which codes for MKDPLDSVENDAQIRRTALYSTLAQVPEGKVVSYGQLAELAGLGRAARWVGRTLSQLPGDTKLPWHRVLGAGGRISLPVGSPSGDEQRARLRMEGITVLNNRVDIQRHGWRPVEHSG